The DNA segment CTCACCGGCAGCACGCAACGCGTGAACTTCAGCGTGAGGTTCGCCGGCGCGTTCATGCCAGCCTTCGCCGACAATCTGCCCGTCGCGCACCACCACACAGCCGACCCGTGGATTGGGATGGGTGGTGTAGTGACCTTTGCGCGCCAATTCCAGCGCGCGCGCCATGAAATGCGCGTCGATGGTGGCCTGCTCGGCGGCGGTCATTCTTGCACCGGTTCGCGGGCGAGGCGGTCGATCTCTTCGCGGAACTCGTTGAGGTCCTGGAAGCGCTTGTACACCGAGGCGAAACGGATGTAGGCGACTTCATCGAGCTTTTGCAGTTCGGCCATCACCAGCTCACCGACGACGAGGGATTTGACCTCGCGCTCGCCGGTGGCACGCAGCTTGTGCTTGATGTGGGCCAGAGAGGATTCGAGGCGCTCGACGCTCACCGGACGTTTCTCCAGCGCGCGCTGCATGCCGGCACGGAGTTTTTCTTCGTCGAACGGCTGACGGCTGCCGTCGGTTTTGATCAGGCGCGGCAACACCAGTTCGGCCGTCTCGAACGTCGTGAAACGTTCGCCGCAGGCCAGGCATTCACGCCGGCGGCGCACCTGTTCGCCCTCGGCGACCAGACGCGAGTCGATGACCTTGGTGTCGTTGGCACCGCAGAAGGGACAGTGCATGGTGGCTGGCAACAAAAAAAGGGAGGGCCATGGTAGCGCATCCCGGTGGCAAGACAAGCCATAGCCTTTGCGGTATACAGAACGGCATGATCGTTTGATCCATGGAATTCATTCTGCCGGAGCCTCCAATGCCGTTACGTCCGCTCGTATTGCTCAGTCTTTTCAGCCTGCTGGTGGCCTGTGGCAGCGACGCGCCCAAGCCCCAGCCGCCAACGCCAGGTCCAGCGCCACAGCAGGCACAGAAAAAAGCCAAAGAGGCCGCCGAACTCGGCCCGCTGCCGGCCTATCAACGGGAGCTGAGCGGCACCCTGCAAGGCGTACCCGCCGGGGCCGAAGTCGAGCTGGCGCTGCTGGTGATCGATGAAAAGGATCGCCCGCAACAATTGCTTGCCAGCTCGAGCCTGATCGGCACCAATCAACTGCTGCCGTTTCGCCTGCGCTTCAACCCCGAGGCCTTCCCGGCCGGTGCGCGGGTTGAGCTGCGTGGTCGCGCCAGCCAGTCCGGTCAGTTGATCCTGCACCTGCCGTCGCAGACCATTACTCAGCCAACCACCCAGGCGCTGGGCCAACTGCAATTTGTCAAAGCCCCATGACGGCACCGCTCGACCTGCAACGGGCGCTGGGTGAACTGCTTGGCGACGCCCGCCTCAAAGCCTGCTCGTTGCCCGGCACCGATTTGCAGTTGTGGCTGATCGACGGCGACAACATGGCCCGCGAATTCAGCCAGGAAGAGACCCAGCGCATCCTGCACGAGCCGCCCTACTGGAGTTTCTGCTGGGCCAGCGGGCTGGCGGTGGCGCGCTATCTGGCGGAGTTTCCCGAGTGGGTGCTCGGCAAGCGCGTGCTGGATTTCGGCGCCGGTTCCGGGATTGCCGGGATCGCGGCGGTGAAAGCCGGCGCGCTGGAAGTGGTGGCCTGCGATCTCGATCCACTGGCGATTGCAGCGTGTCGGGCGAATGCCATGTTGAATGATGTCGAGATGAGTTACTCGACCGACTTCTTCGCCGAGGCCGATCGCTTCGATCTGATTCTGGTCGCGGACGTGCTGTATGACCGGGCGAATCTGCCGCTGCTCGATGCGTTTCTCAGTCGCGGGCGCGAGGCGCTGGTGGCCGATTCACGGGTGCGGGATTTTCGCCATCCGTTGTATCAACGGATCGAGATGCTCGAGGCGATGACCCTCCCCGATCTGGCCGAGCCCGAAGAATTCAGACATGTCAGCCTCTACCATGCGCGGCGCTAGCTAAAAGCATCGCGGGCAAGCCCGCTCCCACAGTGACCGAGTCGAACCAACATTTCGTATACGACACAGAACCCTGTGGGAGCTGGCTTGCCAGCGATGGCGTCCTGCTTAGCGGTACACCTCTCAAAATCTGCCCCGCTTCCGGCCACACCCCACCAAGCCTTATAGTTGCCCCATCCACGCTTTGACGAGATTCCTCATGAGTGAGCAAACGCCGTACATCTTCGACGCCACGACGGCCGATTTCGACCAGTCGGTGATCGAGGCTTCTTTCAACAAACCGGTGCTGGTGGATTTCTGGGCCGAATGGTGCGCGCCGTGCAAGGCGCTGATGCCGATGTTGCAAGGCATCGCCCAGAGCTATCAGGGCGAGTTGCTGCTGGCCAAGGTCAATTGCGACGTCGAGCAGGACATCGTCGCCCGCTTCGGCATTCGCAGCCTGCCGACCGTGGTGCTGTTCAAAGACGGTCAACCGGTCGACGGTTTTGCCGGTGCGCAACCGGAATCCGCGGTGCGCGCGCTGCTCGAACCTCACGTGCAAATGCCGCCACCGGCCGCTGCCGACCCGTTCGAACAGGCTCAGGCGCTGTTCGATGACGGGCGCTACGCCGACGCCGAATCAGCGCTGGTAGCCATGCTCCAGGAGGACAACAGCAACGCCAAGGCACTGATTCTGTATGCACGCTGCCTGACCGAGCGCGGTGAACTGAGTGAAGCGCAGACCGTGCTCGACGCGGTCAAGAGTGACGAGCACAAAGCCGCACTGGCTGGCGCCAAGGCGCAGATCCAGTTCCTCGGGCTGGCCCGCGACCTGCCTGACGCCGCCGAGCTGAAAAGCCGTCTGGCGCAAAACCCGCAGGACGATGAAGCGGCCTATCAATTGGCGATCCAGCAACTGGCGCGTCAACAGTACGAAGCGGCGCTGGAAGCCCTGCTCAAACTGTTCATCCGCAATCGCAGCTACGGCGAAGGCTTGCCGCACAAGACCCTGCTGCAAGTGTTCGAGCTGCTCGGCAACGATCATCCGCTGGTGACCGCTTATCGCCGCAAGGTCTTCGCTGCGCTGTACTAAGCGCTCACTCGACCCAGCTATAGAGCGGCGTATCCGCGCCGCTCTGCACTTTCACCTGCGAACTGTGGCGCAAGCGCACCAGCAAGCGCTTGCCCGCCACCGCACTTCCGGTCAGCCCTTCCAGTTGATCAAGCAAGTCCGGCCCGCTGAGCTGCCCGGCCTGGCGCAACAGATCCTTCGCCACTTGCCACAACGCATCGTCCTGCCCCTGCGGTTTCGCCGCCGGCACCGCTGCAGCCACTTCCGACTGAGCCAGCGGTGCCTGAGCACTCAGCACCGAACCAAGCCTGGCCCAGTCACTGTCATCCAGCTCCACCGTCAAATCCACCGGCAGCGCGCCGACGGTTCCGCGTATCCGCAACATTGAATTCGCTCCTGCCTTTTTCCGACCTGCATGCTCCCACGGGACTTGTGTAACGCCAAGCACACGGGCAAACTCTGCGCACTTTCGTTATAAGATTACATA comes from the Pseudomonas granadensis genome and includes:
- the nrdR gene encoding transcriptional regulator NrdR, whose translation is MHCPFCGANDTKVIDSRLVAEGEQVRRRRECLACGERFTTFETAELVLPRLIKTDGSRQPFDEEKLRAGMQRALEKRPVSVERLESSLAHIKHKLRATGEREVKSLVVGELVMAELQKLDEVAYIRFASVYKRFQDLNEFREEIDRLAREPVQE
- a CDS encoding YbaY family lipoprotein codes for the protein MPLRPLVLLSLFSLLVACGSDAPKPQPPTPGPAPQQAQKKAKEAAELGPLPAYQRELSGTLQGVPAGAEVELALLVIDEKDRPQQLLASSSLIGTNQLLPFRLRFNPEAFPAGARVELRGRASQSGQLILHLPSQTITQPTTQALGQLQFVKAP
- a CDS encoding class I SAM-dependent methyltransferase: MTAPLDLQRALGELLGDARLKACSLPGTDLQLWLIDGDNMAREFSQEETQRILHEPPYWSFCWASGLAVARYLAEFPEWVLGKRVLDFGAGSGIAGIAAVKAGALEVVACDLDPLAIAACRANAMLNDVEMSYSTDFFAEADRFDLILVADVLYDRANLPLLDAFLSRGREALVADSRVRDFRHPLYQRIEMLEAMTLPDLAEPEEFRHVSLYHARR
- the trxA gene encoding thioredoxin codes for the protein MSEQTPYIFDATTADFDQSVIEASFNKPVLVDFWAEWCAPCKALMPMLQGIAQSYQGELLLAKVNCDVEQDIVARFGIRSLPTVVLFKDGQPVDGFAGAQPESAVRALLEPHVQMPPPAAADPFEQAQALFDDGRYADAESALVAMLQEDNSNAKALILYARCLTERGELSEAQTVLDAVKSDEHKAALAGAKAQIQFLGLARDLPDAAELKSRLAQNPQDDEAAYQLAIQQLARQQYEAALEALLKLFIRNRSYGEGLPHKTLLQVFELLGNDHPLVTAYRRKVFAALY